A segment of the Vicinamibacterales bacterium genome:
CACGACGGCGAAGTCGGTGGTGGCGTCGAGCAGCCCCTTCGCGTGAAGCGCCTGGACGTCCGCGGTGGCGACATCCGGGATGTAGGAACGGCCGTCGTTGATCGACTGGACCTTGCGCGCGTCCAGATCGATACCGGTGGCGTGGAAGCCCGCCTTGGCGAGCTCGACCGCGAGCGGCAGTCCGACATAGCCCAGGCCGACCACGCCGGTGCGGGCGCGGCGCGACCGAATCTTTTCACGAAGGGTATCCGCCACTGACATTGATCGAAGCTCCTATGAAGGTGAAACACCGAGCATAAACCGTTTGAGGCGCCTCCAGAACGTTCCTGTTTCGTAGGCCGCCGGCGCACCTCCGGCGACCTGGAACCGCAGGGAAGCGCTCTCGATGGCGGGAGCCGGCGCGCTCCGCTGCGCGCGGAGCAGGCGGTACTCCTCGGCCAGCACGCGCCGCTGCTCGGCCAGCTCTGCCTCGCGCTGGCGCACGAGCGCCTCGCGCCGCTCCAGCTCGCGGCGCACCTGTTCGGCGCCCGCGTCAAGCGTCGCCGCCGCCGCGCCGCTCGTCGCGACCGCGACCGGCTGGCTGAGCGGCGCGGATCGTGCCGCCGGCGGCGGCATCGGCGGCGCCGCTATCGTGCGGGCCGGCGCCTCGACGGCCGCCGGGGCGTGCACCACGTCCCGCCGCGCCGGCGCGTGCGCGGTCGAGGCGGGCGGCAGGACGCCCGTGGTCTCGAGCTCGTCGAGCACCTCGAGAATCACGGGAGCGTCGAACGTGTGCCGCTCCTCGGCATAGCCGAACACGAGCGCCGCGTCGCAGATGACGTTGATGATGCGCGGCACCCCGCCGCTGCGTGCGTGAATCAGGTCGGTCGCCGGCCGCGGGAACACCATCGGCGTCCCGAGGGCGGCATGCCGCAGCCGGTGGTTGATGTAGTTGAACGTCTCGCCGGCGTCGAGCGGCGGCAGGTGATAGCTGACGGTGATGCGCTGACGCAGCTGCTCGAGCTCGGGGGCGGAGAGTTTGTCCCGCAGGTTCGGCTGCCCGACCAGCACGACCTGCAGCAGCTTGGACTTCTCGGTCTCGAGATTCGACAGCATGCGCAGCTCTTCGAGCGCGCCGAGGCCGAGGTTCTGCGCCTCGTCGATGACGAGCAGCACCAGGCGTCCCGCCAGCCGCTGATCGACCAGATACTGCGACAGCTCGCGCACCATCAGCGGCTTGCTGCGGCCCGACGGATCGAGGCCGAAGTCGATCATGATCGACTCGAGCAGCTCGCGCGGATCGAGCATGGTGTTGACGATCCGGCCGACCGTGGTCTGGTTGTCGACGTTGCGCAGCAGCGCCTGCAGCAGCGTCGTCTTGCCGGAGCCGATTTCCCCGGTGATGACGATGAAGCCGGCCTGGCTCTCGAGGCCGTAGCGCAGGTAGTCGAGCGCTTCCTGGTGCACCCGGCTCGGATACAGGTATTCCGGATCCGGGCTGAGCGCGAACGGGCGCTCGCGCAGGTTGTAGAACCGTTCGTACATCTAAATACCTCCGACCTCGGCCCGCGCCGTGAAGGCGCCGAGCTTGCCGTGCGCGACCGCGGTAATCGCCGCCGCGAGGCGCTCCGGGTGATGCCGGATCTTGCCGGCGGGATGTTCCGAGACGAGCGGCACGCCGAGGGCGCGCACGCCGAATCGCTGCAGCGCGTTCAGCTCGAACGAACCGGTGACGATCGGGCTCGCGCCGCGCTCGCCATACGCGGCGGTCAGCGCTTCCGGTACGGGCATGGTATTGAAGATCACGCAGTCGAAGAGCTGGCGTCCGAGATGCCGCTCGATCGTCAGCAGGTGATCGAGCACGCTGAAATTGTCCGTCTCCCCGGCCTCGGTCATCAGGTTCGCCACCAGCACCCGGATCGCGCGCGACTCGAGCACCGCCGCGGTCACGTCCGGCACGAGCAGCGGCGGCAGGATGCTGGTGTAGAGGCTCCCCGGGCCCGCGACGATCACATCGGCGCGGCGGATCGCATCCACCACGCGCACCGAGCACGCCGGCCGCTCCGGCAGCAGGCTCAGGCGGCCGATGGTCCCGCCGGCCCGCGCGATCGCCGTCTCGCCGCTCAGCACGCGGCCGTCGGTAAATTCGGCGACCAGCGTCACCAGCTCGGACGTCGCCGGCAGCACGACGCCGCAGACGCCCAGCATGCGCGCCGCCGCGTCGACGGCCTGCGCGAAGTCCCGCGTTACGTCGGTCAGCGCCGCGATCAGCAGGTTGCCGATGGCGTGGCCGTTCAACCCCTCGCCGGTCTCGAAGCGGTACTGAAAGATGTCGGCGATGTCGGAGTTGCTCGCCGAGAGCGCCGCCAGGCAGTTGCGGATGTCGCCCGGCGGGATCATGTTGAACTCGGCGCGCAGCCGTCCCGAGCTGCCGCCGTCGTCCGAGGTCGCCACCACCGCGACGAGACGATCGCGAGACGCGTCGGTCGCGCCGTCCGGGAAGAGGAGCGGCCGCAGTCCGCGGAGCACGTTCGGCAGTCCGGTGCCGCCGCCGATCGCGACGATGCGCGGCGCACCGCCCGACCGCGGATCGGCCTGCGCCGGGATCGGACGCACGCGCGACTGCGGGATCATCAGGACACCCGCCCCCCGGCT
Coding sequences within it:
- a CDS encoding XrtA/PEP-CTERM system-associated ATPase, which translates into the protein MYERFYNLRERPFALSPDPEYLYPSRVHQEALDYLRYGLESQAGFIVITGEIGSGKTTLLQALLRNVDNQTTVGRIVNTMLDPRELLESIMIDFGLDPSGRSKPLMVRELSQYLVDQRLAGRLVLLVIDEAQNLGLGALEELRMLSNLETEKSKLLQVVLVGQPNLRDKLSAPELEQLRQRITVSYHLPPLDAGETFNYINHRLRHAALGTPMVFPRPATDLIHARSGGVPRIINVICDAALVFGYAEERHTFDAPVILEVLDELETTGVLPPASTAHAPARRDVVHAPAAVEAPARTIAAPPMPPPAARSAPLSQPVAVATSGAAAATLDAGAEQVRRELERREALVRQREAELAEQRRVLAEEYRLLRAQRSAPAPAIESASLRFQVAGGAPAAYETGTFWRRLKRFMLGVSPS
- the yvcK gene encoding uridine diphosphate-N-acetylglucosamine-binding protein YvcK — encoded protein: MIPQSRVRPIPAQADPRSGGAPRIVAIGGGTGLPNVLRGLRPLLFPDGATDASRDRLVAVVATSDDGGSSGRLRAEFNMIPPGDIRNCLAALSASNSDIADIFQYRFETGEGLNGHAIGNLLIAALTDVTRDFAQAVDAAARMLGVCGVVLPATSELVTLVAEFTDGRVLSGETAIARAGGTIGRLSLLPERPACSVRVVDAIRRADVIVAGPGSLYTSILPPLLVPDVTAAVLESRAIRVLVANLMTEAGETDNFSVLDHLLTIERHLGRQLFDCVIFNTMPVPEALTAAYGERGASPIVTGSFELNALQRFGVRALGVPLVSEHPAGKIRHHPERLAAAITAVAHGKLGAFTARAEVGGI